DNA sequence from the Micromonas commoda chromosome 7, complete sequence genome:
CCCCTTTcccgatgacgtcgccgtcgagcttgGACCAGGACACGGTGACGTCGGgatcgaccgcggcgaggatctggTTGCACAGCGCCTGGCCCGCGAGCACGccgtcagccttggccagGAGAGTCGCGGTGCTCACGGTGGCCTCGGGGATCCTGCGGGGCGGTgagggcgggggcgaaggtcagcgcgagggtgccggGAGCGACGAAGATctggggcggcggccgggtgCCGTCGTTTCGGGGAATGTCGGGCCATCTCCGGCGTGGCGATCCTCGCGGGGTCGCGCGAAACACTCACGTGCTGAGGGACGAGATGTCGCCCACGTCCGCgatgtcctcctcgagcgcgagcttgatcgcgtcggcgatgctGTACGTGGGatgcgcggggggcgcgatcGTGTAAGGCagcgcggccgcctcgcccgcgctcatcggcgcgctcatggtggaggcggccgcgcggatggggaggcgcgcggggcgggagacacgcgcggacggcgtcttGGGGGTGGTGGTTGTgcggacgaacgcgcggatgggcgcgacggcggtgctcATTTGTCCgagcgggggcgcgacggactgccgcgacgcgacggagggagCGACGCCAAAAGAGAGAGACACGTGCCGCGGAGGGTTAatcagcgcgcggcgcagtcAGGGCCCCGTGCGAAAAGTTCAAAAATTTTGAAAGGTGGCCCGAGAGCCCACACTTCGCGCAGTCCTCCTCGATGACGACCATGGACGAGCAGCAGGAAGCCAAGCGGCGCAAGCTCGAGGCTCTCGAGGCCAAGATGGgcggcgcaccgccgccccagGCCGTCAGGCCCGCGAAGATGCCCAACCTTCCAGCCGTCGCTCCGACCCCGGTTTCttccgcgcccaccgccgcgggcgcgtccgaggaacagacgcgctcgcccttCGTGTGCGACGCCAACGACGTCGTGCAGTTCCGCCTCGTTCGCACCGAGGCCgacatggacgccgcggaggtctTCGAGCCCGAGTTCACCCACCAGGTcttccgcgacgacgagaccgtcTTCGGATACAGGGACCTCGAGATCAAGATCTTCATGTCTGCGAACCTCTTCAAGACGCTCGTGGAGATCTCCTACGCCGAGAAGGTCAAGAGCGTGCTCAATCCCGCGGACGACATCATGGCGATGCTCAAGGcacacctcggcgacgacgtcttcaCCGACCGCGATTTGTTCATCGAGACGCTCCggaaggacgccgccgcgcccgtccccgggggcggcggcgtcgtcgtgtcgACGTGGAAAACGACGGGAGCGGACGGCGTGGAGTACGtcgacaccgcgcgcgtgttcAGGCTCTCGGATCCGGAGATATACCCGTGGCACGCGCGGTTCGAGCCGATGATCCTGTTCTACATcgacggcgcctccgcggtggacagCGAGGATACCAGGTGGCTCCTCTTTGCCGTCATCAGAACCCGAGCGGatgacgcggacgacgcgtcgtggTCGCTCGTGTCCTTCGCGACGGTGTACGAGTTCTTCGTCTacccgtcctcgacgcgcgccaggCTGTCGCAGATCGTGGTGCTGCCCCCACACCAGCGCGCGGGTTTGGGAAGCAAgatgctcggcgcggtgcgcgagTACTGCGTCGCTAACGGTTTCGCCGATTTCACCGTCGAGGACCCGACGCCCCAGCTGCAGCGGCtgagggacgccgccgacgtcagGGCGatgacgaacgcgccggagGTGATGGCCGCGGTGCGGACgtgcgcgatggccgcggcggcgctgcccCGACACGTGCCAGCAGGCACCGGGGGCAcagcggcgagcgacgaagGGAAGGGCGTGCTCGAGatgccgcgagcggcggcgaagttTGCGCGGGACGAGCTCAAGATTTGCGCGCCTCAGGCGGCTCGGTGCTGGGAGGCTCTGCTGTACATGaccgccaagaaggcgggcgcgcccgatgactcccccgcggcggcggcgtttcaGGAGCTGGTCATCAGGAGGCTCAAGGCGCTGCActgcagcgacgcgaggagggacGCCGGGAGCAAGAGGGTGTACAACCACGCGCaggggcgcgacgatcgggaGTTTGTCATGTgccggggcgtcgccggcggtcaGGCGCCGGacatggaggaggacggggacaaggcggacccggcggaggtGCTGGCGGACTACTTCCACGATACCATGAGCAACCTGGCgtggctcgcgtcggcggtgaagaTCTGAGTCAACCCACCTAGAGCTAAGAGGAGTTCGTTCTTGTGAAGAATTTCACCGACAGACCGACATGTCAGCGCTGCCGTGGCATCGCCCAAAAGCAACCGCTCAACTCCCACGTAGATTGAATCGCCTCTCCCAACACTGCATCGCGCGCTCTCGTCTACCGACACCGACGCACGATACCATGAAGCTCAAGGTTGTCTCTCGCTCCGGCAAGGCTCTCTTTCCCGACGGGCTGGAGGTCAAGGACTCggtgcgcgcccgtcgaACTCGCGCGCCCAACCCCGCGAAATCCGAGCCGGGATAGGGATTGGCACCTTCGGGCAATCCAAACCTCGTCGATCTCCTGAcgtccgtccccgcgcccgttcccctcgcgtccgcaGGCCACCACCGATGACCTCAAGGCCGCGTTCCACAAGATCAAGCGCAAGTACTACCCCACGCGCCAGAGGTTCACGCTCCAGGTCCCACCCGGCGCTCCCCCCAAGACGAGGGGCAccccgctcaccgcgggcaAATCGCTCAGCAAGGATTacggcctcgccgacggatcCACCGTGGTGTTCAAAGATCTCGGTCCCCAGGTGCCTTACGCCGTGGTGTTCCTCGCCGAGTACGCGGGCCCCATGCTGTGCTACCTTCCGTTCTTTTTCATGCGCCGAGAGATCTACGGCGGATTCCTGGGCATGAAGGGAGCGGACAAGCCCGCGCACATCTCTCAGCAGCTCGCGTGCGCGTTTCACACCGCGCACTACCTCAAGCGCATCCTCGAGACGATATTCGTGCACCACTTCTCCAACGACACGATGCCCATCTTCAACCTGTTCCGCAACTGCGGGTACTACTGGGGCTTCGCGTCTTTCATCTCCTACTTCATCAACCACCCGGATTACACTCCGGTTGGCGAGACGCAGATGATGGTGGGCTTCGGCGTCAGCGCGCTGATGCAGCTGGGTAACCTGCACTGCCACATCTACCAGGCCTCGCTCAGGTCTGACGGGAGCAAGGCGTACAAGGAGCCCAAGGGTGGGCTGTTCAAGGTGGTGACGTGCGCAAACTACTGCTGCGAGATTTACCAGTGGGTCGGTTTCAACATCGCCACGCAGAGCGCGATGGGCTGGATTTTCATCGcctgcggcgccgcgcagatgGCGGAGTGGGCGAACGCCAAGCACAGGAGGCTCAGGAAGCTCTTCCCGGGGTTCAAGCGCCCGTTCAAGCTCCTCCCGCCCTTCTACTAATACTAATACCGCCGGTTGAGTGTGTAACACGCGCTTCAATAATAAAAGTATCATCGCGTCAGAGTCTCCCATCCGCACCAGAGTCCGACATCTCTCCGAGGTCATCTGATCCCCCGCGCACCCGCCAggcgctcgatcgcctcgggcCGACGCACCCGTTCCATCATCGCCGGCGGAAGGTTTATGAACATCTCCACGCCGTTTGCACCCGCGGGGGCTCCCGTTTTCCTATCCGGTCGCGAGCACTGGATCTGAACAATGTCGTTGAGCTCCGGCGGGAGCGCCAGAgtgggtccgccgccgccgaagtcCAGGTCGTACAGCTTCTTGTAGATCTCCACCAGGTTGTTGCACCACACCATCCGGCCCTGCATGAACGCCATGATGTCAAAGTCGAAACCGTTGACCCCCGCGCGGAACGCCGCCTCGGTGAGCATCAGGTACTTGTTGCGTCGCATCATAGCCTTGGTGAATCCCGGGCGgagcccgtcgcgcgtcTGCGCCAGAGTCGAGTAATCGCcaaccgcgacgcgaccggtgcacacgccgatcgccgcgttgccAAAGTACATGTCGGGAAGTCCGGtccgcccgccccgtccgcTCACAACCGTCACGTGCTCCAGCGGCGTCCCGACCGGAAGCTCGCACAGATCCGCCAGCGCGAGCCACGCGTGCGCGCTCAGCGCCTCGTTATCGTtcgacgccccggacgcCTCGCGCAGGGAACGCATGTTCGCCTCGTTGACGCTCACCATCATCCGGTTCCCGGCGGGAAATCGAAGAAAATCCGGCACCAGCGTTCGacccgcgagcagcgcgccgccgagcatgGGCACCGACGGCACGTTGTCGAAGCCCTCCTCCGTTAACATCTCTCGCATCTCGTCCACGgacatcgcgagcgccggctGCGGGATCAGCGATCGATCGAACACCGGATCGCCCCAGGGGTGAgcctcgccccccgcggcttTCGCCCACGCGACTAAAAACTCGATGAACCCCTGACCGTCGCTCACCGCGTGCGACATGCAAACCCCCAGGACgctcccgccccccgcgcacTGCGTCACCTTCGCCGTGAACAGCGGCGCGTCCCCCAGCATCACGTCGATCCACGGCGAGAAATCCAGGAACCTCCGCGTCTCCCCGGCGTAATCTTGCGGCAGATCTTCGAACCTGAGGTtgtcgtcgcgcacgaccCTAAGGGGCACTCCGTCGTTCGTCAGCTTCGCGCCCTTGTGTTCCCACCCCGGCGTGCGCAGGTCCAGCCGCCCCGCGAGCATCGGGTACTTGGCCAGCGTCGCGCTCAACCCCCGCTCCAGCACCCCCACGTCGAGCGTCTCCTCGTAGTAGCACACCGCCTGCATCACGAAGGgaacctcgccgacgtcgtacCCGCTGAGCGCCTGCATCGGCGCGCTGTCGtacgcctcgacgtccgcgtccggcgcTCGCACGGTGACGTTGGCGATTTCACTctcgccccgtcgctcgccgtccaggAAGAAtttcttcgccggcgccaccgccgcgcgcgcgacgccgcgcgccaaggGGATCTCGATCAGCTTCGTgaacgcgcccgcctccctgacgcacgcgtcgccgcgacggccggcccggcgcgaggatcttccgcgggcgcgatcgacggcgcggttcgATGGCTTCGCTCGCACGCCCCCGAGGCGCCcggggacggacgcgaccgAGGCGCCCGACATCCTTCCGGGTGCGTGCGTCGGCCAAACTGGATACGGTTCGGTCGCCGACGTTGTTATCAAGTCCCGACGTTCGCGTCAGAACACCACCACAGCACAGCATGAGGCGGGGGTTGCTGCTcctggcgctcctcgcgggggTCGGGGGCTCGAAGCTCGACAACGTCGCCAGAAATAACGCGTTCATAGGATACACCGAGACCAAGGGGAAGCcgtgcgtcgtcgaggacagAGATGCGAGGTgtccgcggtgggcgtcCAGCGACGAGTGCGCCCGAAATCCGAGCTTCATGATGTCCACTTGCGCAAAGAGCTGCGGGGCGCCGTGCGAGCCGGAGGCGGACGATCGACTCGCGAAGCACGCGAACGTGGGCGCGGTGGTGTTTCACACCGCGCAGGGCGACATACGAGTCCGGCTCAGGGAAGACCTgtcgcccgtcgtcgccgggatGTTCaaggcgttcgcgtccaagcccggcgcgtccggcagCTTCTACCGAAGCGAAGCCATCCCGGAACCAGGCGCCGTCGACAATTTCGGAGGACCCGGTCCGCCCTACGCCCTGGTCCAGGGGAGACTCGACGGCAACCACAGGAGCGACCTGCCGAGGGAGGGCGCCCCGAAGGTTCGGCGAGGGCACGCTTGCCTCATCGGGGGAGGGCCAGACTTTTTCATCGCGGTCGGACCACATCCCGAATGGGGCAACGGGCACACCGTCTGGGGCGAGGTGGATCTTCACGAGATGGGAGCAGTGGACGCCATCACCGCGCTGGACGTCAAGAAGGAGACGTGGGGCGAGACGCACGTCACCGTGCTCGTGCACCCGCTCCGCTTCGAGCTATCGTTCGAGCCCCCCGGTTGGCCCGGCACCTTGGCcaaccttcgcggcgcgggcagcGCGATGTTGAGCGACGTCGATCGATGAACGAGGCTTTCAATAGTAGCTTTCGACAGTAGCACTAGCGCCCACGACCCACCCACCGCGCTCGCAAACTCGCCTCGCCTGGCCTCGCCTGGAGGCATcacccccgcccgcccctcgcgcgcccacCCGGtcgctgcgcggcgaggaccctCCACGGCTCCttcgagcacgccgccgccgccgcgtcgaggcgagcgaAAAACCCCGCCGTCTCtcgcagcgccgtcgccgcgagctgaaGGTCGTTGTTGTCCTGAACCTTGATCCGGAGGAGCGAtcggagctcggcggtgaccgcgacCATGCGCTGGAGCCGCGTggggtccaccgcgtcgttgaGGCGGAGTTGCCGCGACGTCGGATCCGTGGGCGCGCCGCACCGAAAGAGCAGGTGGCCAAAGACGTTCTGCGGCTCGCACCCAagccgcctcgacgtcgcgtcgacgtactcgagcagctcggtcatgcgcgtcaccgccgatcgcgtcgcgttgagcgcgtcctcgttcGCCAGCGTGTCCACCCGCAGCACCAGCTCAGCCTCGTCCAACCCGCGAACGACcgggacgccgccctcgagggTCGACGCAGCCGTGTTTGTGTCGGACACGGCTGCGTCCGCGTCAACCTTCTCGGGTCCACCGTccgtcgtctccgcccggcgcgacctGCCGAGGTCCGGCATCGAAGACCTCGGCTTGATCACCCGCTTGACCGACCCGAGCCTATCCGCGAgttccgccgcggagagacCGACTTTCTgcgcgggcctcgccgacTCCGACGTCGGGTGCGAGGGGACCGAAGCGGAaaccgccgagcccgccgagccgccgccgccgccgtccgaaGCCCTCGCGGTgaagccgccggcggccCCGACGGCGCTCTGGCTCGATCGCCTGTTGCGTCGCAGCCTGttcttggcctcctcggcttTGGTCAGCACGCGCTCGGTCGGCTcgagcgtcgtcgaccgggaggtggcgtcgtcgccctctccgccctcgcggcgtctcAGCTTGGCGGGCGTCTCGGACGGCACGgggccgtcggcggcgtccggttCGGATgaggggtgccgaggggtgccgaggggtgccgccgcgggtcgttcggtcgtcgccgtcgtcgtcgtcgccgtcgccgtcgccgtcgccgtcgccgcgcgtcgcccgctcgCGATCCTGTCCCTGTACGTCGCCTTCTTCGTCCCCCCCTTGGCGTTTGTTTCCCCTTCGGCTGATGGGAGGCCCGGGTTCACCGACCCCCCGGTCGCCCTCGGCTCCGGCGCCCTGTACCCCGCCGACGTGGTGGATcgaaccctcgcgcccgctcgAGCCGTCCCCGgccccctcgccgcgggtcccgcgggtGCGTCCCTGCCAAAGGTGGACGCGAGTCGAGAGTTTTGGTTCGCTCGCGTTCCCCCCTTTGGCTTTTGTGGTCCATCCTTCGGGTTTCGcgccgagagcggcggcggcgcggggagttTGGAGACGAAgttcgatcgcgacgcggcggaccccGGCCGTgcgccggcggacgcgacggtcgccgtcgtcggtgaggtcggcgtcggtgaggtcgacgtctcagcctcctccgacggggtcgacgtcgcggccacGGAGGGAGGAGCGACGGACGCAACCGCAGCGGTCAAGAAGACGTCGTCCGGGGTTCCCCCCTCACCTTCATCCTCCACCTTAtccacctccaccgcctccacctcgtccacCTTATCCACCTCATCCACCTCATCCACCCAGCCCCGCTTCGGCGGTGGCCTCTCGagtcgcgcccccgcgccatcctccccgccgacggcccGGTCGAGCGCTCGGACCGGAACCGACTCGAGCGGCACCTTTCCGCGAGTccccgcgagggaggcgggcggaggcgggagGTTCTCATCCCCCGAGTggtgggaggaggaggcggcggacgggggggaggtgtcggcggcggcggcggcgggcggcggcggcggcggctcgtccCGGCTCGACTCCCGGCGaccgtcggcgtccatcgGCATCCTCCCTCGGGGTCCTCCCTCGGCGGTccccttcgcgtcgctcaccgccgtcgacgctcgaacgacctcctcctcctcctccatgagcccctcctcctccttcatgagcccctcctcctcttccatgagcccctcctcctcctcctccatgagcccctcctcctcttccatgagcgcggcggcgcggctgagCAGCGCGTCCGTCTCTCGCTCAAACTCCGTCGACGAGTCGGTGCCGGCGGATTCGGGTTTCCCCCCGAGTCGctccggtcgcggcggaaactcggcacccggggacgagtcggcacccggagtcgcggcggcgtccgatcCCCGCGacgggccgccgcgcgcgcgcatcgccccGGATATCTCCGCCGCTGTgaccctcctcctcgcgggtccccgggcgccggacgcgacgccggaccACTCCCTGCTCTGGGGCCTCGAACCCGCGAAGGAATCGGGGTGGAACCcggacgccccgccgccctcccggCTCACCGGCctgtgcgcgccgccgagcgcggaggcggtggcccgctccttctcggcttggagctccctcgcgcgtcggagGGTGAGggggccgccgcccggaGATTTgggagcgtcgtcgtcgtcgtcgtcgtcgtcgtcgtcgcggaacgtgaacgcgtccgcggcggtcacggGGGCGGTGAGGTCGACGGATCCCCACGGGAGTCtgcccgcgccgaacccgcgctcctcctccggggttGGGCTCGCGCGGAAGGCGCGCACCCTGTCCGGAGACGGATCTCCGACTCCTccatccgcgcgctcctcctcgtcgagggacgcggggtgcaccgccgcgccggagaaGGATCCCcggcccccggcgccgtcgtagtccagcgtcctcggcgcgaccgtcgcgccgaagtgcgacgccgaggaggacgaggaggacgcgtcggggcCCGGGCCGGGGCGCttggtcgcgtcgcggctcaCGACCCGCCTGTTGACGCTCGCCGGCAGCGGGCTGCCGAcccacgtcgcgtcggcaTCCGTCGCGAAGGTTCCCgactcccgcgcgcgtcgcaccaCCTCGCGCTTGACGTCGGGGTCCATCGGTTCGACCCTGCCCACCCCGGCGATGGGCATggcgccaacctcgccggGCTTACTCGAGCACGAGCCCATGATGGTCGCGGCTGTCGCGCTCGGAATGAAAGTTTATTCCTCGTCCGTCTACGCGAGGTGAGATCTCGCGTGGGGGGGAGAACGATGCGACCTCGATGAGGCCTCGCCGGGttccgcccgcgcgagccgctgccgccggcgtcgagcgagtcCCGCGACACGTCCGGGCGCACTCTGGGTCGAGTGCACCGACGTTctggcggagcgcgagcgggtgTCCACGAGCTATCTACCGCACTTGGGCACCCGCTCCAAAAAGTCAAACTTTCAGACGCGCGTCAGCTGTTCGGATTTGAAAAAAAAATATTCTGCGATTTTAACACGGGTAGGCgcccgcccatcgcgtcTCACCGGAAAGCCtcaccctccgccgccgaagaagtCCTCCTCGTGCaccaccgccgacgtcgccacccGAACCAGCCTcaccctcgacgcgtcgaacaGGATCCcgcacgccctcgcgctgggTCCCGCGTTGTGCCGCACGAGCGCCACGCCCATCGCGTACCCTTTCAGCCACTTGCGAATCTCCGGAGCGTTTGAAGCGAAGTGTCTCACTGTcaccggaggcggcggcggaagcaGGTTGGCCAACTCCAGCGACGCCAGGTGCTCCACCAACGCGTCTGCGTCCGCTCCATGTCCCTCTTCGTacgccgccaacgcgtcggcgagctcgcgtcgaagcgtccgcgccgcgaagagcgcgggaGCGATATCCGACCGCACGGCTCGAAgccacgcgtcgtcgggtcggAAGACGTTCACCccaaacgcggcgagggagccggagtccgagcccgagcccgagcccgagcccgaatATGAGCCCGAATCGTCGGAATACGAATCGTCGGAATCGTTGTCCGAACCGTCACCGTCGGAAGAtgaaccgtcgtcgtcggatcgAGCGACAAACGCTCGCATGCCGCGGTCGACGTAATACCCGGCtcccctcgcgtccaccctgAAGAAGTACCCCGGCCTCGCCCCAACG
Encoded proteins:
- a CDS encoding predicted protein, encoding MRRGLLLLALLAGVGGSKLDNVARNNAFIGYTETKGKPCVVEDRDARCPRWASSDECARNPSFMMSTCAKSCGAPCEPEADDRLAKHANVGAVVFHTAQGDIRVRLREDLSPVVAGMFKAFASKPGASGSFYRSEAIPEPGAVDNFGGPGPPYALVQGRLDGNHRSDLPREGAPKVRRGHACLIGGGPDFFIAVGPHPEWGNGHTVWGEVDLHEMGAVDAITALDVKKETWGETHVTVLVHPLRFELSFEPPGWPGTLANLRGAGSAMLSDVDR
- a CDS encoding histone acetyltransferase (Histone acetyltransferase in the GNAT/MYST superfamily; predicted homolog of yeast HAT1. ChromDB ID: HAG20101), whose product is MDEQQEAKRRKLEALEAKMGGAPPPQAVRPAKMPNLPAVAPTPVSSAPTAAGASEEQTRSPFVCDANDVVQFRLVRTEADMDAAEVFEPEFTHQVFRDDETVFGYRDLEIKIFMSANLFKTLVEISYAEKVKSVLNPADDIMAMLKAHLGDDVFTDRDLFIETLRKDAAAPVPGGGGVVVSTWKTTGADGVEYVDTARVFRLSDPEIYPWHARFEPMILFYIDGASAVDSEDTRWLLFAVIRTRADDADDASWSLVSFATVYEFFVYPSSTRARLSQIVVLPPHQRAGLGSKMLGAVREYCVANGFADFTVEDPTPQLQRLRDAADVRAMTNAPEVMAAVRTCAMAAAALPRHVPAGTGGTAASDEGKGVLEMPRAAAKFARDELKICAPQAARCWEALLYMTAKKAGAPDDSPAAAAFQELVIRRLKALHCSDARRDAGSKRVYNHAQGRDDREFVMCRGVAGGQAPDMEEDGDKADPAEVLADYFHDTMSNLAWLASAVKI
- a CDS encoding predicted protein, yielding MGSCSSKPGEVGAMPIAGVGRVEPMDPDVKREVVRRARESGTFATDADATWVGSPLPASVNRRVVSRDATKRPGPGPDASSSSSSASHFGATVAPRTLDYDGAGGRGSFSGAAVHPASLDEEERADGGVGDPSPDRVRAFRASPTPEEERGFGAGRLPWGSVDLTAPVTAADAFTFRDDDDDDDDDDAPKSPGGGPLTLRRARELQAEKERATASALGGAHRPVSREGGGASGFHPDSFAGSRPQSREWSGVASGARGPARRRVTAAEISGAMRARGGPSRGSDAAATPGADSSPGAEFPPRPERLGGKPESAGTDSSTEFERETDALLSRAAALMEEEEGLMEEEEEGLMEEEEGLMKEEEGLMEEEEEVVRASTAVSDAKGTAEGGPRGRMPMDADGRRESSRDEPPPPPPAAAAADTSPPSAASSSHHSGDENLPPPPASLAGTRGKVPLESVPVRALDRAVGGEDGAGARLERPPPKRGWVDEVDEVDKVDEVEAVEVDKVEDEGEGGTPDDVFLTAAVASVAPPSVAATSTPSEEAETSTSPTPTSPTTATVASAGARPGSAASRSNFVSKLPAPPPLSARNPKDGPQKPKGGTRANQNSRLASTFGRDAPAGPAARGPGTARAGARVRSTTSAGYRAPEPRATGGSVNPGLPSAEGETNAKGGTKKATYRDRIASGRRAATATATATATTTTATTERPAAAPLGTPRHPSSEPDAADGPVPSETPAKLRRREGGEGDDATSRSTTLEPTERVLTKAEEAKNRLRRNRRSSQSAVGAAGGFTARASDGGGGGSAGSAVSASVPSHPTSESARPAQKVGLSAAELADRLGSVKRVIKPRSSMPDLGRSRRAETTDGGPEKVDADAAVSDTNTAASTLEGGVPVVRGLDEAELVLRVDTLANEDALNATRSAVTRMTELLEYVDATSRRLGCEPQNVFGHLLFRCGAPTDPTSRQLRLNDAVDPTRLQRMVAVTAELRSLLRIKVQDNNDLQLAATALRETAGFFARLDAAAAACSKEPWRVLAAQRPGGRARGGRG
- a CDS encoding predicted protein, whose amino-acid sequence is MSGASVASVPGRLGGVRAKPSNRAVDRARGRSSRRAGRRGDACVREAGAFTKLIEIPLARGVARAAVAPAKKFFLDGERRGESEIANVTVRAPDADVEAYDSAPMQALSGYDVGEVPFVMQAVCYYEETLDVGVLERGLSATLAKYPMLAGRLDLRTPGWEHKGAKLTNDGVPLRVVRDDNLRFEDLPQDYAGETRRFLDFSPWIDVMLGDAPLFTAKVTQCAGGGSVLGVCMSHAVSDGQGFIEFLVAWAKAAGGEAHPWGDPVFDRSLIPQPALAMSVDEMREMLTEEGFDNVPSVPMLGGALLAGRTLVPDFLRFPAGNRMMVSVNEANMRSLREASGASNDNEALSAHAWLALADLCELPVGTPLEHVTVVSGRGGRTGLPDMYFGNAAIGVCTGRVAVGDYSTLAQTRDGLRPGFTKAMMRRNKYLMLTEAAFRAGVNGFDFDIMAFMQGRMVWCNNLVEIYKKLYDLDFGGGGPTLALPPELNDIVQIQCSRPDRKTGAPAGANGVEMFINLPPAMMERVRRPEAIERLAGARGIR
- a CDS encoding predicted protein, with product MKLKVVSRSGKALFPDGLEVKDSATTDDLKAAFHKIKRKYYPTRQRFTLQVPPGAPPKTRGTPLTAGKSLSKDYGLADGSTVVFKDLGPQVPYAVVFLAEYAGPMLCYLPFFFMRREIYGGFLGMKGADKPAHISQQLACAFHTAHYLKRILETIFVHHFSNDTMPIFNLFRNCGYYWGFASFISYFINHPDYTPVGETQMMVGFGVSALMQLGNLHCHIYQASLRSDGSKAYKEPKGGLFKVVTCANYCCEIYQWVGFNIATQSAMGWIFIACGAAQMAEWANAKHRRLRKLFPGFKRPFKLLPPFY